The genome window TCGCAGGTCTGCACTAAAACTTCCCGTAACTCTTTTCTTTCAGCCATGTCTTAGTCCCTCCTTTAGGCTTGCTTTCCGGATTTTTTCTTTGGCATAATTTTTGGAAGAAAAAATTTTAAGCATTTCATCTACAATTTCCTGAGCCGTTTCTTTGCTTCCTTCGCAAAAGGCCCATCCACTGTCAATACATGTTAAATGGCTTAAGTTTTTCTTGATTATACCGGCGATTTTTTTCTTCAGTTTTTTAATACCAGGCGGTTTATTTTTAATCAAAACCTCCTTTTCTCTCAATCTTGCCATATTGCCCTCCTTTTTTAGAGGTCAAGAATTCAAAATCTGCTTTATTCTTAACATGACAGATTTTTCCGGTCAAACGAGAATTACTTAATTTTAACTTGCAATTTCCTACATGGTGCGGGATGGGAGAATCGAACTCCCGCCCAGAGTTTGGAAAACTCTTATTCTGCCATTAAACTAATCCCGCGCGTTGTTTCATGTGAACCCCCCTAGAAGTTCAATGGAATGAACCTTTATTAATTCTTATTTATTTTGACCATGGGGACAAGCTGTGAATAAATATGGAAAAAATCTGTGTTATCTTATAATACCTTTGTTTATAGTGTCCATTAGAAATGTCCGATATACACAATTTGTTCATTACTTCCTCTTCATTTTCGTTTTTCGCAATTGCTGAACGAAGCGCGAACCTTTTTTGAACAAAATCCTGACTGATTGCCGCGCTTCGCGCGGCAGAAACTGAACGCTCGGGCGGGCAAAAAGGAAGGGGGTTGGGGGGGGAAGGAATTTTTGCCCGCCCTCGCTTTCCGACTCCGATTTTTCCGCCGCCGCCGAATTTCGTGCCAACTTAGTTGGCACGCCGCCTATATTTCAACTCTTGGTATTTCTAATAGAACTTTTCATTCTATAAAATTCCTCTTTGTTTTCCTGGGGCTCGTTTAATGAATTATAGTCAATTAATATTTCTTCTCCTCCCTTTATATCCTTTGCAGCATAATACCATTTATATTTTTTTTGAAACACATTTGGACTTTCGGAATGATTTATATACCAGCCAATTTCCATGTGTCCAAAATCATTTGGGCAAAGTAATTTTTCCCCTCGATCAACACAATATCCCCGAAGAATCACCGGAATTTTTTCTTTGCTAACTAAACGAGCTCTATCAACCTCGTCTTCAATTTGGTTTCCCCAGAGCCTCAAACGTGTGCCTTTTATAATATCATGAATCGTGAAAACACCGATACCATGCTTCGTTGGTTTTAACACAAATGAAAATTCGGTAGTTTTATTCTTCATAAGAAATTTTTATTACTTTCTTTTAAATATTCCAAGCTTTGCCTCCTCCTGTTGATGATATTCAAAATAGCTACCACCCAATACTTCACCTCGCTTTTCATTTTCTTCTTTTTCTGTGTTATTCGCTTTTTCTAATACAAAATCAAATCCAAGTCGTTCGGCCGTTTCCTTTATTTGTTCGATAATTTTTGAATCTTTATACAGCTGGTGTGTTTCCTCGAGAGTTGTTT of Candidatus Paceibacterota bacterium contains these proteins:
- a CDS encoding SET domain-containing protein-lysine N-methyltransferase, encoding MKNKTTEFSFVLKPTKHGIGVFTIHDIIKGTRLRLWGNQIEDEVDRARLVSKEKIPVILRGYCVDRGEKLLCPNDFGHMEIGWYINHSESPNVFQKKYKWYYAAKDIKGGEEILIDYNSLNEPQENKEEFYRMKSSIRNTKS